Proteins from a genomic interval of Rosa chinensis cultivar Old Blush chromosome 2, RchiOBHm-V2, whole genome shotgun sequence:
- the LOC112188052 gene encoding 1-acyl-sn-glycerol-3-phosphate acyltransferase BAT2, chloroplastic isoform X2, which yields MQLFTHKGLTIGCSPRRRPILGKLSNSACHSVLCIPRKPVGISWCDVDAKEEFVRPYNDVRLHNQHKLSRHTVVHCGLVETGTPDEALPEVNMVSKVRGLCFYAITAFNAIYLFALMVVAHPFVLLLDRYRRRAQFFIAKVWATFAVTLFLNIKFEGLENLPPPDVPAVYVSNHQSFLDIYVLLTIGRPYKFISKTSIFLIPIIGWAMFLLGVIPLKRMDSKSQLECLKRCIYLLKKGSSVFFFPEGTRSKDGKLGDFKKGAFSLAAKTNVPVVPITLIGTGKIMPVGKEGILNTGPVKVVIHKPIEGTDTETLCRESRNIIAEALNCQG from the exons ATGCAGCTGTTCACTCACAAGGGACTAACTATTGGGTGCTCTCCGCGCAGACGTCCCATTTTGGGAAAGCTTAGTAATT CTGCTTGTCATAGCGTTTTATGCATTCCAAGGAAGCCGGTTGGGATATCATGGTGTGACGTTGATGCCAAAGAGGAGTTTGTCAGACCTTATAATGATGTCAGATTGCATAACCAGCATAAATTGTCCAGGCATACAGTTGTACATTGTGGACTTGTTGAAACTGGAACCCCTGATGAAGCCTTACCAG AAGTAAATATGGTCTCAAAAGTTAGGGGGCTGTGCTTTTATGCCATTACTGCCTTTAATGCCATTTATCTCTTTGCACTGATGGTAGTAGCGCATCCTTTTGTCCTGTTGTTGGATCGATATAGAAGACGAGCTCAATTTTTTATTGCCAAAGTTTGGGCCACTTTTGCTGTTACTCTGTTTCTCAATATCAAGTTTGAGGGACTGGAGAATTTGCCTCCTCCAGATGTTCCTGCTGTATATGTTTCTAACCACCAGAGCTTTTTAGACATATATGTTCTTCTCACTATTGGGAGACCCTATAAGTTTATTAGCAAGACTAGCATATTCCTCATTCCCATTATTGGGTGGGCCATGTTTCTACTAGGCGTGATTCCTTTAAAGCGCATGGACAGCAAAAGCCAATTG GAATGTCTTAAACGTTGCATATATCTTCTCAAGAAGGGGTCCTCTGTCTTTTTCTTCCCTGAGGGAACACGCAGTAAAGATGGAAAATTAGGGGATTTCAAG AAAGGTGCCTTCAGTCTTGCAGCAAAGACGAATGTGCCAGTGGTGCCTATTACTCTTATAGGAACTGGGAAAATCATGCCTGTGGGAAAGGAGGGTATCTTGAACACTGGACCTGTTAAAGTTGTTATACATAAACCTATAGAAGGAACTGATACAGAAACACTGTGCAGAGAAAGTAGAAACATAATTGCAGAAGCACTCAATTGTCAAGGCTGA
- the LOC112188052 gene encoding 1-acyl-sn-glycerol-3-phosphate acyltransferase BAT2, chloroplastic isoform X1 translates to MEVASHPAHSILCYKQSRLPSTSSLLPLFTHKGLTIGCSPRRRPILGKLSNSACHSVLCIPRKPVGISWCDVDAKEEFVRPYNDVRLHNQHKLSRHTVVHCGLVETGTPDEALPEVNMVSKVRGLCFYAITAFNAIYLFALMVVAHPFVLLLDRYRRRAQFFIAKVWATFAVTLFLNIKFEGLENLPPPDVPAVYVSNHQSFLDIYVLLTIGRPYKFISKTSIFLIPIIGWAMFLLGVIPLKRMDSKSQLECLKRCIYLLKKGSSVFFFPEGTRSKDGKLGDFKKGAFSLAAKTNVPVVPITLIGTGKIMPVGKEGILNTGPVKVVIHKPIEGTDTETLCRESRNIIAEALNCQG, encoded by the exons ATGGAAGTCGCTTCTCACCCTGCTCATTCTATACTCT GTTACAAGCAATCCAGGTTGCCATCAACGTCGTCTTTGTTGCCG CTGTTCACTCACAAGGGACTAACTATTGGGTGCTCTCCGCGCAGACGTCCCATTTTGGGAAAGCTTAGTAATT CTGCTTGTCATAGCGTTTTATGCATTCCAAGGAAGCCGGTTGGGATATCATGGTGTGACGTTGATGCCAAAGAGGAGTTTGTCAGACCTTATAATGATGTCAGATTGCATAACCAGCATAAATTGTCCAGGCATACAGTTGTACATTGTGGACTTGTTGAAACTGGAACCCCTGATGAAGCCTTACCAG AAGTAAATATGGTCTCAAAAGTTAGGGGGCTGTGCTTTTATGCCATTACTGCCTTTAATGCCATTTATCTCTTTGCACTGATGGTAGTAGCGCATCCTTTTGTCCTGTTGTTGGATCGATATAGAAGACGAGCTCAATTTTTTATTGCCAAAGTTTGGGCCACTTTTGCTGTTACTCTGTTTCTCAATATCAAGTTTGAGGGACTGGAGAATTTGCCTCCTCCAGATGTTCCTGCTGTATATGTTTCTAACCACCAGAGCTTTTTAGACATATATGTTCTTCTCACTATTGGGAGACCCTATAAGTTTATTAGCAAGACTAGCATATTCCTCATTCCCATTATTGGGTGGGCCATGTTTCTACTAGGCGTGATTCCTTTAAAGCGCATGGACAGCAAAAGCCAATTG GAATGTCTTAAACGTTGCATATATCTTCTCAAGAAGGGGTCCTCTGTCTTTTTCTTCCCTGAGGGAACACGCAGTAAAGATGGAAAATTAGGGGATTTCAAG AAAGGTGCCTTCAGTCTTGCAGCAAAGACGAATGTGCCAGTGGTGCCTATTACTCTTATAGGAACTGGGAAAATCATGCCTGTGGGAAAGGAGGGTATCTTGAACACTGGACCTGTTAAAGTTGTTATACATAAACCTATAGAAGGAACTGATACAGAAACACTGTGCAGAGAAAGTAGAAACATAATTGCAGAAGCACTCAATTGTCAAGGCTGA
- the LOC112186723 gene encoding transmembrane 9 superfamily member 10 yields MERGPLALQLWISLCLVLVLRARCFYLPGVAPQDFQNGAPLNVKVNKLTSTKTQLPYSFYSLPYCRPERIIDSAENLGEVLRGDRIENSPYEFKMREPQLCTVACRIILNAKTAKEFKEKIDDEYRVNMILDNLPLVVPIPRPDQENSLVYQHGFHVGLRGQYAGNKDEKHFVNNHLTFTVKYHKDPMTESARIVGFEVKPFSVRHEYEGEWSGKTRLTSCDPHAKRMVTSSESPQEVEDKMEIIFTYDVDFQESDVKWASRWDTYLLMADDQIHWFSIVNSLMIVLFLSGMVAMIMLRTLYRDISKYNQLETQEEAQEETGWKLVHGDVFRPPVNSDLLCVYVGTGVQFFGMIVVTMLFAVLGFLSPSNRGGLMTAMLLLWVFMGLFGGYASVRLYKLFKGTEWKKISLKTAFMFPAVVFSIFFVLNALIWGEKSSGAVPFGTMFALVFLWFGISVPLIFVGAYVGFRKPAIEDPVKTNKIPRQVPEQAWYMHPVFSILIGGILPFGAVFIELFFILTSIWLHQFYYIFGFLFIVFIILIITCAEITIVLCYFQLCSEDYFWWWRSYLTSGSSALYLFLYAAFYFFTKLDIKKPVSGALYFGYMLIASYSFFVLTGTIGFYACFWFTRLIYSSVKID; encoded by the exons ATGGAGAGAGGACCTCTCGCTCTTCAGCTATGGATCTCGCTCTGCCTTGTGCTCGTTCTTCGTGCTCGCTGCTTCTATCTCCCTGGTGTCGCGCCGCAGGATTTCCAAAAC GGAGCTCCCTTGAATGTGAAGGTGAACAAACTAACCTCCACAAAAACTCAACTTCCTTACTCATTCTATTCCCTCCCATACTGTCGTCCAGAGCGTATAATTGACAGTGCAGAGAATCTTGGGGAAGTTCTTCGTGGTGATCGCATTGAAAACTCTCCTTATGAG TTCAAAATGCGAGAGCCACAGTTGTGCACTGTTGCATGTCGTATCATTCTTAATGCAAAAACTGCAAAGGAATTTAAAGAAAAGATAGATGATGAGTATCGGGTGAACAT GATTTTGGATAATCTCCCTCTGGTTGTTCCTATACCAAGGCCTGATCAGGAAAATTCCTTGGTGTATCAACATGGCTTTCATGTTGGTCTCAGAGGACAATATGCTGGG AACAAGGATGAAAAGCATTTTGTTAACAATCACTTAACTTTTACGGTCAAATATCACAAAGATCCAATGACAGAATCTGCCAGGATTGTTGGGTTTGAGGTCAAACCGTTCAG TGTTAGGCATGAATACGAAGGTGAGTGGAGTGGGAAGACGCGTCTAACAAGCTGTGATCCCCATGCAAAGCGCATGGTTACCAGCTCCGAATCTCCTCAAGAGGTTGAAGATAAAATGGAAATTATATTCACATATGATGTTGACTTCCAG GAGAGTGATGTGAAGTGGGCATCTCGCTGGGACACATATCTTCTGATGGCTGATGATCAAATCCACTGGTTCTCAATTGTTAATTCTTTAATGATTGTTCTTTTCTTATCGGGCATGGTAGCTATGATCATGTTGCGGACACTTTACCGGGATATCTCCAAGTACAACCAACTGGAGACCCAAGAAGAAGCCCAAGAAGAGACAGGATGGAAATTGGTCCATGGTGACGTGTTCAGACCTCCAGTAAACTCAGATCTACTGTGCGTGTATGTTGGCACAGGTGTTCAGTTCTTTGGGATGATTGTTGTCACTATGCTCTTTGCTGTCCTTGGATTCCTCTCCCCTTCAAATCGTGGTGGGCTGATGACGGCCATGCTCCTCCTCTGGGTCTTTATGGGTCTTTTTGGTGGATATGCTTCAGTTCGTCTGTACAAGTTGTTTAAGGGAACAGAATGGAAGAAAATCTCTCTCAAAACAGCCTTCATGTTCCCTGCAGTAgtgttttccattttctttgtctTGAATGCTCTTATCTGGGGTGAGAAGTCGTCTGGGGCAGTGCCATTTGGAACCATGTTTGCTCTGGTATTTTTATGGTTTGGCATTTCGGTTCCACTTATATTTGTTGGTGCCTATGTGGGCTTTAGGAAGCCAGCGATTGAGGATCCTGTGAAAACCAACAAGATCCCTAGGCAAGTGCCAGAACAGGCTTGGTACATGCATCCAGTTTTCTCTATCTTAATTGGAGGCATACTGCCATTTGGCGCTGTCTTTATTGAGCTCTTCTTCATCCTTACCTCAATATGGTTGCATCAGTTCTATTACATATTTGGATTCCTATTCATCGTCTTCATTATCCTCATCATCACTTGTGCGGAGATCACCATTGTGCTATGCTACTTCCAGCTGTGCAGTGAAGACTACTTTTGGTGGTGGAGATCGTATTTGACTTCAGGGTCATCAGCACTGTATCTTTTCCTATATGCAGCCTTTTACTTCTTCACTAAGCTTGACATTAAGAAGCCAGTATCTGGAGCCTTATACTTCGGGTATATGCTCATTGCTTCATATTCTTTCTTTGTGCTGACCGGTACAATCGGTTTCTACGCATGCTTCTGGTTTACTAGGCTCATATATTCATCTGTGAAGATCGACTGA
- the LOC112186724 gene encoding uncharacterized protein LOC112186724 isoform X1: MSVYLTVMTFNLHEDPTADSSNSWEKRRDLCISVVTSYSPMILCTQQGAKSQLDYLQQCLPGYDQFGISRKGPEDTSDEHCTIFYDKEKVEVIEGGTFWLSESPSVPGSMSWGALVPCIATWVTFQLKGVEPPGFSFQIVNTNMDEFSPRARRRSALLTWQHIASLPPNLPVVYCGGFNTQKESTTGRFLLGRSREHGVVGDMRDTWPNARVRKNASLIRTFHGFKGNKQGALEFFKLVFRALCLCWDRQTQDLHIDWILFRGRSLVPVSCEVVSDNIDGQYPSSHYPIFAEFLLPRAVRIVDPPAQEEN, translated from the exons ATGAGTGTCTATTTGACTGTGATGACGTTCAATCTTCATGAAGATCCGACAGCAGATAGTTCTAATTCATGGGAAAAGAGAAGAGATTTGTGTATAAGCGTCGTTACTAGTTATTCTCCGATGATTCTCTGTACTCAACAAG GAGCTAAATCACAATTGGATTATCTTCAACAATGCTTGCCAG GTTATGACCAATTTGGGATATCAAGAAAAGGACCTGAAGACACTTCAGACGAACATTGCACCATCTTCTATGACAAGGAGAAG GTGGAGGTTATTGAAGGTGGAACATTTTGGTTGTCAGAGTCACCTTCTGTCCCTGGAAGCATGTCGTGGGGTGCTCTAGTTCCATGTATTGCTACATGGGTG ACATTTCAACTGAAAGGAGTTGAGCCCCCTGGCTTTTCATTCCAGATAGTAAATACAAACATGGATGAGTTCAGTCCTCGTGCACGGAGGCGAAGTGCTTTGCTTACATGGCAGCACATTGCATCCTTACCACCTAACTTGCCAGTTGTTTATTGTGGAGGGTTCAACACACAAAAGGAATCAACTACTGGTCGTTTTCTTCTTGGGAGATCAAG AGAGCATGGTGTGGTCGGTGATATGAGGGATACATGGCCTAATGCCCGTGTGAGGAAAAATGCTTCTCTAATTCGCACTTTTCATGGATTTAAAG GTAACAAACAAGGAGCTCTTGAATTCTTCAAGTTGGTTTTCAGAGCCCTGTGCCTTTGCTGGGATCGCCAAACACAGGATCTACACATAGATTGGATTCTTTTCAGAGGTAGATCTCTTGTTCCTGTTTCGTGTGAAGTGGTGAGTGATAACATTGATGGACAATATCCATCCTCCCACTATCCAATATTTGCTGAGTTTCTGCTTCCTCGTGCTGTGAGAATTGTTGACCCACCTGCTCAAGAGGAAAATTGA
- the LOC112186724 gene encoding uncharacterized protein LOC112186724 isoform X3, whose product MLASKHLYLRLGYDQFGISRKGPEDTSDEHCTIFYDKEKVEVIEGGTFWLSESPSVPGSMSWGALVPCIATWVTFQLKGVEPPGFSFQIVNTNMDEFSPRARRRSALLTWQHIASLPPNLPVVYCGGFNTQKESTTGRFLLGRSREHGVVGDMRDTWPNARVRKNASLIRTFHGFKGNKQGALEFFKLVFRALCLCWDRQTQDLHIDWILFRGRSLVPVSCEVVSDNIDGQYPSSHYPIFAEFLLPRAVRIVDPPAQEEN is encoded by the exons ATGCTTGCCAG TAAACACCTATATCTTCGGTTAGGTTATGACCAATTTGGGATATCAAGAAAAGGACCTGAAGACACTTCAGACGAACATTGCACCATCTTCTATGACAAGGAGAAG GTGGAGGTTATTGAAGGTGGAACATTTTGGTTGTCAGAGTCACCTTCTGTCCCTGGAAGCATGTCGTGGGGTGCTCTAGTTCCATGTATTGCTACATGGGTG ACATTTCAACTGAAAGGAGTTGAGCCCCCTGGCTTTTCATTCCAGATAGTAAATACAAACATGGATGAGTTCAGTCCTCGTGCACGGAGGCGAAGTGCTTTGCTTACATGGCAGCACATTGCATCCTTACCACCTAACTTGCCAGTTGTTTATTGTGGAGGGTTCAACACACAAAAGGAATCAACTACTGGTCGTTTTCTTCTTGGGAGATCAAG AGAGCATGGTGTGGTCGGTGATATGAGGGATACATGGCCTAATGCCCGTGTGAGGAAAAATGCTTCTCTAATTCGCACTTTTCATGGATTTAAAG GTAACAAACAAGGAGCTCTTGAATTCTTCAAGTTGGTTTTCAGAGCCCTGTGCCTTTGCTGGGATCGCCAAACACAGGATCTACACATAGATTGGATTCTTTTCAGAGGTAGATCTCTTGTTCCTGTTTCGTGTGAAGTGGTGAGTGATAACATTGATGGACAATATCCATCCTCCCACTATCCAATATTTGCTGAGTTTCTGCTTCCTCGTGCTGTGAGAATTGTTGACCCACCTGCTCAAGAGGAAAATTGA
- the LOC112186724 gene encoding uncharacterized protein LOC112186724 isoform X2, with the protein MLASLDLRLDSLYKTLVNQLLVDSPLTSLSTNSKHLYLRLGYDQFGISRKGPEDTSDEHCTIFYDKEKVEVIEGGTFWLSESPSVPGSMSWGALVPCIATWVTFQLKGVEPPGFSFQIVNTNMDEFSPRARRRSALLTWQHIASLPPNLPVVYCGGFNTQKESTTGRFLLGRSREHGVVGDMRDTWPNARVRKNASLIRTFHGFKGNKQGALEFFKLVFRALCLCWDRQTQDLHIDWILFRGRSLVPVSCEVVSDNIDGQYPSSHYPIFAEFLLPRAVRIVDPPAQEEN; encoded by the exons ATGCTTGCCAG CCTAGATTTGAGATTGGACTCTTTGTACAAGACTTTAGTGAACCAATTATTGGTAGACTCACCGCTGACAAGCTTGTCCACTAACAGTAAACACCTATATCTTCGGTTAGGTTATGACCAATTTGGGATATCAAGAAAAGGACCTGAAGACACTTCAGACGAACATTGCACCATCTTCTATGACAAGGAGAAG GTGGAGGTTATTGAAGGTGGAACATTTTGGTTGTCAGAGTCACCTTCTGTCCCTGGAAGCATGTCGTGGGGTGCTCTAGTTCCATGTATTGCTACATGGGTG ACATTTCAACTGAAAGGAGTTGAGCCCCCTGGCTTTTCATTCCAGATAGTAAATACAAACATGGATGAGTTCAGTCCTCGTGCACGGAGGCGAAGTGCTTTGCTTACATGGCAGCACATTGCATCCTTACCACCTAACTTGCCAGTTGTTTATTGTGGAGGGTTCAACACACAAAAGGAATCAACTACTGGTCGTTTTCTTCTTGGGAGATCAAG AGAGCATGGTGTGGTCGGTGATATGAGGGATACATGGCCTAATGCCCGTGTGAGGAAAAATGCTTCTCTAATTCGCACTTTTCATGGATTTAAAG GTAACAAACAAGGAGCTCTTGAATTCTTCAAGTTGGTTTTCAGAGCCCTGTGCCTTTGCTGGGATCGCCAAACACAGGATCTACACATAGATTGGATTCTTTTCAGAGGTAGATCTCTTGTTCCTGTTTCGTGTGAAGTGGTGAGTGATAACATTGATGGACAATATCCATCCTCCCACTATCCAATATTTGCTGAGTTTCTGCTTCCTCGTGCTGTGAGAATTGTTGACCCACCTGCTCAAGAGGAAAATTGA
- the LOC112185965 gene encoding leucine aminopeptidase 2, chloroplastic has product MAHTIARATLGLTHISPAFEAPKLTLATKEIDVTEWKGDLLAVGVTEKDLAKDQNSKFENPILKKLDSCLGGVLAEVSTEEDFTGKSGQSTVVRLPGLGSKRVGLFGLGQSASSTEAFKGLGEAAAAAARTAQASDIAIVLASSEGLSAKSCTASAIASGAVLGIYEDNRYKSESKKPALKSVDILGLGTGPELEKKLKYAQYVASGIILGKELTNSPANVLTPGKLAEEASNIASLYSDVLSAKILNEEQCKDLKMGSYLAVAAASANPPHFIHLTYKPPGGPAKLKLALVGKGLTFDSGGYNIKTGPGCSIERMKLDMGGSAAVLGAAKAIGQIKPSGVEVHFIVAACENMISGTGMRPGDIVTASNGKTIEVNNTDAEGRLTLADALVYACNQGVDKIVDLATLTGACRVALGLSIAGVFTPSDDLAKEVFAASEISGEKFWRLPMEESYWESMKSGVADMVNTGDRQGGAISAALFLKQFVDEKVQWLHIDMGGPVWSDKKRAATGFAISTLVEWVLKNSS; this is encoded by the exons ATGGCTCACACTATCGCTCGCGCCACTCTCGGCCTCACTCATATTTCTCCGGCCTTTGAAGCCCCTAAG CTCACTTTGGCGACGAAAGAGATTGATGTAACGGAATGGAAAGGGGACCTGCTTGCGGTTGGTGTTACAGAGAAGGACTTGGCGAAAGATCAGAACTCGAAATTCGAAAATCCGATTTTGAAGAAACTGGATTCCTGTTTGGGTGGGGTGTTGGCTGAGGTCTCGACTGAGGAGGACTTCACAGGAAAGTCTGGCCAGTCTACGGTTGTTAGGCTTCCTGGTCTTGGCTCGAAGAGGGTCGGCTTGTTTGGGCTTGGACAATCTGCTTCGTCTACAGAAGCTTTTAAGGGTCTTGGGGAggctgcagcagcagcagctaggACTGCTCAAGCAAGTGATATTGCTATTGTGCTTGCTTCCTCGGAGGGGCTTTCTGCGAAATCTTGCACAGCTTCTGCAATAGCATCTG GAGCTGTTTTGGGGATATATGAAGACAACAGGTATAAATCTGAGTCAAAAAAACCAGCTCTCAAGTCTGTGGACATTCTTGGTCTTGGAACTGGACCTGAACTTGAGAAGAAGCTCAAGTATGCTCAATATGTTGCTTCTGGAATAATACTTGGGAAAGAGCTCACGAATTCACCTGCCAATGTTCTCACACCTG GGAAACTAGCAGAAGAGGCCTCAAATATTGCTTCCTTATACAGTGATGTTCTTTCTGCAAAGATATTGAATGAAGAGCAATGCAAAGATCTGAAAATGGGTTCCTATTTGGCTGTGGCTGCAGCCTCAGCAAATCCTCCACATTTTATTCACTTGACCTACAAACCCCCTGGTGGACCTGCTAAGCTTAAATTAGCATTGGTGGGTAAAGGTCTGACTTTTGACAG TGGTGGCTACAACATCAAGACAGGACCTGGCTGTTCAATTGAGCGTATGAAGTTGGATATGGGAGGTTCAGCTGCTGTATTAGGTGCAGCAAAAGCCATTGGTCAAATCAAACCTTCTGGTGTAGAG GTTCATTTCATTGTCGCAGCTTGTGAGAATATGATTAGTGGAACAGGTATGAGGCCTGGAGACATTGTCACAGCTTCCAATGGAAAGACCATTGAG GTCAATAACACAGATGCTGAAGGCAGACTGACTTTGGCAGATGCATTGGTATATGCTTGTAATCAAGGTGTTGACAAG ATTGTTGACCTTGCAACCTTGACTGGTGCCTGCAGAGTCGCCCTTGGACTGTCTATTGcag GTGTCTTCACACCCAGCGATGACCTCGCGAAGGAGGTATTTGCAGCTTCGGAGATAAGTGGGGAGAAATTTTGGAGATTGCCAATGGAGGAGAGTTATTGGGAATCAATGAAATCAGGAGTAGCTGATATGGTCAACACTGGTGATCGTCAAGGTGGTGCTATCAGTGCAGCTCTCTTCTTGAAACAG TTTGTTGATGAAAAGGTTCAGTGGTTGCATATTGACATGGGTGGGCCTGTTTGGAGTGATAAGAAACGCGCTGCGACAGGGTTTGCTATTTCTACCCTGGTGGAGTGGGTTTTGAAGAACTCCTCTTAG